In Oryctolagus cuniculus chromosome 18, mOryCun1.1, whole genome shotgun sequence, the DNA window atgtgcattatgaaaaaaaagcacTACACATGGAGTTCAAATGTTTTTGTGCcacacaaacttatcttttaattttattttctacaaactttttgaagtacccttgtaaaaGTTttatagaggggccggtgctgtggcatagtgaataaagccacggcctgcagtgccggcatcccatatgggtgccagttcaagtcccagctgctccacttccaatccagctctctgctatggcctgggaaagcagtagaaaatggcccaagtccttgggcccctgtatccgcgtgggagacctggatgaagctcccggctcctggcttcggatcagtgcagctccagccattgcagccatctggggagtgaaccagtgaatggaagacctctctctctctttctctgcctctccaataaataaataaacctttttttaaaaaaagttttatagagggctggcgctgtgacggagtgggtaaaagccaccacctgcaatgctggtacccCTTAttgttgctggttcaagtcccggatgctcctcttccaatccagctccatgctaatgcccctgggaaagcagtggaggatggcccaagtgcttgggcccatgcacccatatgggagaccaggagaagctcctggcttcagatgggcccagctctggctgttgtggtcaactggagagtgaagcagcagatggaaaatagatctctcttttcttctctctctctctctcgctgtagctctgtctttcaaataaaacaaaataaatcttttttaaaaatttattaaaaaattatttgtggatttttttaaagttctatagAGGCAAATAGTGCTTCCATTTGAATTGGCACTGAACCCCCTAAGTGCATGGCGTAAGTGAAGAAGCCCCGCGGCGCCAAGCAGAGCGCCACACAGGGTCAGGTGAACGTGGGGGcacgcacacgcgcacacacacacgcgcacacgcacgcacacacatgcatgtacacgcACACATGCACCATGCGCACATGCacgcatgcgcgcacacacaaacatacacacacacggcaGAGGAATCAGCAAGCAAAAGTCTCCTCTTAAAGTTTATTGCTCTTAAAAACGTGGATGTAGGGAAGACTTCCTCCAGCTCAGGCAGCTGCCGACGCCTCCAGGGCGAGCTCAGATGTTCTGCTTCAAGGCTCTGAGGACGAAGTAGAAAGTGACCAGAGCACAGCCTATCAGCATGCTGAAGATGCTGAAGCAGAAGGCCAGTCGCGAGTTCTTCAGCGCTCGCTCCCGATTGTCCAAGAAGTTGGCTTCCCGGGTCTGTGGGGTGGAGGCAAGCTGGTGGGAGGGCCTCCAAGGGGAGGGCGGCGAGGAGGGGGGAGTGCAAGGTCAGGAATGCTGGCTGGAGGGAGTAAGGGCAGAGTTCAGTcgcccccctgccccgccccctggaggaggaggggcggtGCCTGGACAGAacactggaggaggaggaggaggaggaggaggaggaggaggaggaggaggaggaggaggaggagctgagagGGAGTCCCACAGGGGCCGAGGCggtggagagggaggcaggaagtccCTGAGGGGCAGAGGAGGTCTCTGGGCTGGAGCCGGGAGGTGGGAGCCCACTGGGGATGGAGGGCGTCGGCTCAGGCAGGTGCTCCTACCTTGAGGGAGAACACCAGGGCCAGGATCGCCAAGGGGGAGAAGAAGAAGATAGACATGATGGAGAGAAACAAATAATCCTTTGGTTTGGGACGCAAAGGCACCAGGGTGACTGGCTGCTCCGGGGTAGACAACGGGGTGGCCTGCTGCATGGGGGTGGCCTGCAAGCCTGGCTCCCTGGGGGCAGTCACAGCAGCCTTGGGCTCTGGCCTGAGGAGGAGATGCCAATTAACAGACTCTGCAGACAGGGGACAGGATAGAGCTGAGTTGCCGGGAGCCAATCGAATCACTCTCTACAGCTAGAGAGGCACTGAAAACTGACACTGCCCAAGCTAGGGGCCAGGATCCCAAGCCTGCACCCACCACGTTGTGTTCCTGTGTCATGGCCTCGCTGGACTCCGCACAGCTGCACTTCCTCCGCCGAGTCCTCCCCACCACGCTCTACACGATTCCTCTCTCTTCTACTAGCCCCTGGCAAACCTGCCCCCAGGGACTTCCCTTGCCTAGGTCTGTGCGGCAGCCTCCGCAATTTGAGTTACAAGTTCAGCCTCTCTCTTGGCCACCACTTCAATATGATTGGCTATTCCATTATAGGCGTGCCACCAGTGCTTAAATCTGATTGGTCCAGCTTACTGCGAGGGGTGTTACCCAACCacacctctcccccccccccccccactcctttAATTGATTCCCTGAGAGACGGGCCCGGGGTTAGCAGTTCCTAGCACTTTCCGTCGCAGCTGTTCCCAGTTTGAATTCTTGATTGACTCAAAGACCTTCCACGCCCAGCTGAAATAAGGTGCAAAACCTGAAAACAGCCCTTGTAATACAATAAAAGAGAAGGCGCATGTAAAACCTACCTCTTCAAGAGGCAATGGCCTCAACTGGTCTTATAGCTCAGTTTGAGGTCACATCTCCATGCAACTAACAATTCtcaagatctttatttttttttaaagatttattttatttatttgaaagacagagttacagaaagaggtagagacagagagagctcttccatccactggttcattccccagatggctgcaatgggctgggCTGcgcatatccaaagccaggagcctggagcttcctccaggcctcccacacggtgcaggggcccaaggacttgggccatcttctactgctttcccaggccatagcagagagctggatcggaagaggagcagccgggattagaaccggtgtccacatgggatgccagcagcgcttcaggccagagctttaacctgctgcgccacagcaccagccacactcaatatctttaaatatttctacACCATTGAGAATGACAGACATCTacccaatttattttatttagatggTTTAAATTTAACATGaaaattagggccggcgccgcggctcactaggataatcctctgccttatggcgccggcacaccgggttctagtcctggtcggggcgccggattctgtctcggttgcccctcttccaggccagctctctgctgtggcccgggagtgcagtggaggatggcccaggtgcttgggccctgcaccccatgggagaccaggagaagcacctggctcctgccatcggatctgcgtggtgcgccggccgcagtgcactggccgcagcggccattggagggtgaaccaacagcaaaggaagacctttctctctgtctctctctctctcactgtccactctgcctgtcaaaaaataaaaaaagaaaaagaaaattaggggagtggaaataaataaatgaaccgaTGTCATTTAATACTATAGACCCAAAATTCATAATTGGCAAGCAGGGGTTACCACTGTGCATACAGAAAAATACATGGCCAAATGGATTTAGTAAATTTATTAAGGTGCACGAATATCAAATAGTGCACTCACAAACTAGAAATCCTGTGCTATGCTAGTGAGAAATGGAAGTGCAAAAAAATCCTTTTgccacagaaatatt includes these proteins:
- the LOC138846491 gene encoding transmembrane protein PMIS2-like produces the protein MQQATPLSTPEQPVTLVPLRPKPKDYLFLSIMSIFFFSPLAILALVFSLKTREANFLDNRERALKNSRLAFCFSIFSMLIGCALVTFYFVLRALKQNI